Proteins encoded together in one Polaribacter reichenbachii window:
- a CDS encoding helix-hairpin-helix domain-containing protein yields the protein MKILKSHFWYNKSQRNGIFLLAIFIIILQIFIFSDILFDDEKIDTNQPELIAFQNQIDSLKLVEIENRKPKIYPFNPNYITDYKGEQLGMSLKEIDRLLSFRKTNKFVNSKEEFQKVTKVSDSLLAKISPYFKFPDWVVARNDKNQKNTSNTNSNTFINSKKYNYKKKIVSTTDINKAIAEDFRTINGIGAAFSERIIKYRSKLQGFSLDDQLYEVWGLEKEVADKVLSVFKIVEQPIIKKVNVNTVEFKQLLKNPYIDYQLCKMIFNYRDEVAELQDISELKNIKGFPLDLYDRITLYLLAE from the coding sequence ATGAAAATTTTAAAATCCCATTTCTGGTATAACAAAAGCCAAAGAAATGGGATTTTTTTATTGGCTATATTTATCATTATTCTTCAAATATTTATTTTTTCTGATATTCTTTTTGATGATGAAAAAATAGATACTAATCAACCAGAGTTAATCGCTTTTCAAAATCAAATAGACAGTTTAAAGTTAGTCGAAATAGAAAACAGAAAGCCTAAGATTTATCCTTTCAACCCCAATTACATTACAGATTATAAAGGCGAACAATTAGGGATGTCTTTAAAAGAAATTGATCGATTACTATCCTTTAGAAAAACAAACAAGTTTGTCAACTCTAAAGAAGAATTTCAAAAAGTAACTAAGGTTTCAGATTCTTTACTGGCAAAAATATCTCCTTATTTTAAATTCCCAGATTGGGTTGTAGCAAGAAATGATAAGAATCAAAAAAATACTTCAAATACCAATTCTAATACTTTCATTAATTCTAAAAAGTACAATTACAAAAAGAAAATAGTTTCAACCACAGACATTAATAAAGCAATAGCAGAAGATTTTAGAACCATTAACGGAATTGGTGCCGCTTTTTCTGAAAGAATTATTAAGTATCGTTCTAAATTACAAGGATTTTCTTTGGATGATCAATTGTACGAAGTTTGGGGTTTAGAAAAAGAAGTTGCAGATAAAGTACTCTCAGTTTTTAAAATTGTAGAGCAACCTATTATTAAAAAAGTGAATGTAAATACTGTGGAATTCAAACAATTATTAAAAAATCCGTACATAGATTACCAGTTGTGTAAAATGATATTTAATTATAGAGATGAAGTTGCTGAGCTACAAGATATATCAGAATTAAAAAATATCAAGGGTTTTCCTTTAGATTTGTATGATAGAATAACCTTATATTTGTTGGCTGAATAA
- a CDS encoding acyl-CoA dehydrogenase family protein, with product MNSMYFTEEHDAFRASFKEFLQKEVVPYIDKWEKTGTIDRFIWKKFGEMGYFGLSTPEEYGGLDLDLFYTVIFLEEMQKINSGGFAAAMWAHEYLAMTHLNKEGNDSQKKKYLEPSVHGDMIGCLCITEPFGGSDVAGMRSTAIKKGDKYILNGSKTFITNGVLSDYLIVAAKTDPNDKYKGISIFIVDRNSKGLSATMLNKLGWKASDTGEIAFDNVEIPVENLLGEEGKGFPYIMQHFALERLLMGVNAHARAEYAVDYALKYMEERIAFGKSLDSFQVLRHKIAEMASRVDMCREYNYSITKRLDNGQYVVKEASMSKLLSTKMADEVIYDALQLLGGYGYMEDYPMARLLRDSRLGPIGGGTSEILKEIIAKIVIDKKEYKPAT from the coding sequence ATGAACAGTATGTATTTTACTGAAGAACACGATGCTTTTCGTGCTAGTTTCAAAGAATTTTTACAGAAAGAAGTTGTACCTTATATCGATAAATGGGAGAAAACTGGAACTATAGATCGTTTCATCTGGAAAAAGTTTGGAGAAATGGGTTATTTCGGATTATCAACTCCAGAAGAATATGGAGGTTTAGATTTAGATTTATTTTATACTGTTATTTTCTTAGAAGAAATGCAAAAAATTAATTCTGGCGGATTTGCTGCAGCAATGTGGGCGCACGAATATTTAGCAATGACACACTTAAATAAAGAAGGTAACGATTCTCAAAAGAAAAAATATTTAGAACCAAGTGTTCACGGAGATATGATTGGCTGTTTGTGCATCACAGAACCATTTGGAGGTTCAGATGTGGCAGGTATGCGATCTACGGCAATTAAAAAAGGAGATAAGTATATATTAAATGGCTCAAAAACATTTATTACAAATGGTGTGCTTTCAGATTATTTAATTGTGGCTGCAAAAACAGATCCAAACGATAAATATAAAGGTATAAGTATTTTTATAGTTGATAGAAATTCAAAAGGGTTATCTGCAACAATGCTTAATAAATTAGGTTGGAAAGCTTCAGATACAGGAGAAATCGCTTTTGATAATGTAGAGATTCCAGTAGAAAATTTATTAGGAGAAGAAGGCAAAGGTTTTCCTTATATAATGCAACATTTTGCTTTAGAAAGATTGCTAATGGGTGTAAATGCACACGCAAGAGCAGAATATGCAGTAGATTATGCACTTAAATATATGGAAGAAAGAATTGCCTTTGGTAAATCTTTAGATAGTTTTCAGGTTTTAAGACATAAAATTGCAGAAATGGCAAGTAGAGTAGATATGTGTAGAGAATACAACTATTCAATTACCAAAAGATTAGATAATGGACAGTATGTGGTAAAAGAAGCAAGTATGTCTAAATTGTTATCAACGAAAATGGCAGACGAAGTAATTTATGATGCACTTCAGCTTTTAGGAGGTTATGGTTATATGGAAGATTATCCGATGGCACGTTTATTAAGAGATAGTAGATTAGGGCCAATTGGTGGTGGTACATCAGAAATCTTAAAAGAGATTATCGCAAAAATTGTTATCGATAAAAAAGAATACAAGCCGGCAACATAG
- the rpsU gene encoding 30S ribosomal protein S21 — MLIIPVKEGENIDRALKRYKRKFDRTKTMKNLRNRKNFTKPSVAKRAQRIKASYVQRLRTQEEVG; from the coding sequence ATGTTAATTATACCTGTAAAAGAAGGAGAGAATATAGATAGAGCTTTAAAACGTTATAAACGAAAGTTTGACAGAACAAAGACTATGAAAAACTTACGTAACAGAAAAAACTTTACAAAGCCATCTGTTGCTAAAAGAGCTCAAAGAATAAAAGCTTCATACGTACAAAGATTAAGAACGCAAGAAGAAGTAGGTTAA
- a CDS encoding tyrosine-type recombinase/integrase gives MIDSFLEYLSLEKKYAHNTVTAYKNDLISFRDFLEIEFNQENLSEVHYNQIRTWIVSLVNLKISNRSINRKVSSLKSFYKYLQKTHHIEINPLSKHKALKVEKKIQVPFNSKEINEVINLVSDQSDFTSVRNRLIVELFYSTGIRRIELINIKERDINLSDSTIKVLGKRNKERYIPLLKSVSQTLIQYLRLKQEFSVGIEELFITEKGNKIYENLVYRIINSYFSRVSSKEKKSPHILRHSFATHLLNEGADLNSVKELLGHSSLASTQVYTHNSLETIKRVYNQAHPRSNKKNNEV, from the coding sequence ATGATAGATTCTTTCTTAGAATATTTATCGCTAGAAAAAAAATATGCTCACAATACGGTTACAGCATATAAAAACGATTTAATTTCATTTAGAGATTTCTTAGAAATTGAATTTAATCAAGAAAACTTATCAGAAGTACATTATAACCAAATCAGAACTTGGATTGTTTCTTTGGTTAATTTAAAAATTTCTAATCGTTCAATTAATAGAAAGGTGAGTTCTTTAAAGTCTTTTTACAAATATCTTCAGAAAACACATCATATTGAAATTAATCCACTATCAAAACACAAAGCTCTAAAAGTTGAAAAAAAGATTCAAGTACCTTTTAATAGTAAAGAAATTAATGAAGTTATAAATTTAGTTTCAGATCAAAGCGATTTTACTTCCGTTCGAAATAGATTAATTGTTGAGCTTTTTTATTCCACAGGAATTCGAAGAATAGAACTTATCAATATAAAAGAAAGAGATATTAATTTATCAGATAGTACAATAAAAGTTCTCGGAAAAAGAAATAAAGAAAGGTATATTCCTCTGTTAAAATCTGTAAGTCAAACACTAATTCAATATTTAAGGTTAAAGCAAGAATTTTCTGTAGGTATAGAAGAGCTTTTTATCACAGAAAAAGGAAATAAAATCTATGAAAATCTTGTTTACAGAATAATAAATTCTTACTTTAGTAGAGTCTCTTCTAAAGAGAAAAAGAGCCCTCACATTTTAAGACATTCCTTTGCGACACATCTTTTAAATGAAGGGGCAGATTTAAATTCAGTTAAGGAATTGCTAGGGCATTCATCTTTAGCTTCAACACAAGTCTATACTCATAATAGTTTAGAGACAATTAAAAGAGTGTATAATCAAGCTCACCCTAGGAGCAACAAAAAGAACAATGAAGTATGA
- the hpf gene encoding ribosome hibernation-promoting factor, HPF/YfiA family, whose amino-acid sequence MKVFTQSVNFNADKELIKFVDEKVSTLSRFHDKIVDAEVFLKVQNTSDKENKITEVKINIPGSELIIKRETKTFEEGINAAVDNLKRQLKRSKEKHRDSLIS is encoded by the coding sequence ATGAAAGTATTCACACAATCCGTTAATTTTAATGCAGACAAAGAATTAATTAAATTCGTAGACGAGAAAGTATCAACTTTAAGTAGGTTTCATGACAAGATAGTTGATGCAGAAGTTTTTTTAAAGGTTCAAAATACAAGTGATAAAGAAAATAAAATTACAGAAGTAAAAATTAATATTCCTGGCAGTGAGTTAATTATAAAAAGAGAAACTAAAACTTTTGAAGAAGGTATTAATGCGGCTGTAGATAATTTAAAAAGGCAATTAAAAAGATCAAAAGAAAAGCATAGAGATTCATTGATTTCTTAA
- the tuf gene encoding elongation factor Tu, with the protein MAKGTFDRSKPHLNIGTIGHVDHGKTTLTAAITKVLADAGFSEARSFDQIDNAPEEKERGITINTSHVEYQTANRHYAHVDCPGHADYVKNMVTGAAQMDGAILVVAATDGPMPQTREHILLGRQVGIPRIVVFLNKVDMVDDEELLELVDMEVRELLSFYEYDGDEGPVVSGSALGALNGEEKWVNTVLELMEAVDNWIEEPLREVDKDFLMPVEDVFSITGRGTVATGRIETGIANTGDVVDIIGMGAEKMTSTITGIEMFRQILDRGEAGDNAGILLRGIAKEDIKRGMVICKPGSVTPHAKFKAEVYVLKKEEGGRHTPFHNNYRPQFYVRTTDVTGTINLPSGVEMVMPGDNLTITVDLIQPIALNVGLRFAIREGGRTVGAGQVTELLD; encoded by the coding sequence ATGGCAAAAGGAACTTTTGACCGTTCGAAACCTCACTTAAATATTGGTACAATCGGACACGTAGATCACGGTAAAACAACTTTAACTGCGGCTATTACTAAAGTATTAGCTGATGCAGGATTCTCTGAAGCTAGATCTTTTGATCAGATTGATAATGCACCAGAAGAAAAAGAAAGAGGTATTACAATTAATACTTCTCACGTAGAGTATCAAACTGCTAATCGTCACTATGCACACGTTGACTGTCCAGGTCACGCGGATTATGTAAAGAACATGGTTACAGGAGCTGCTCAAATGGATGGTGCAATCTTAGTTGTTGCTGCTACAGATGGTCCAATGCCTCAAACTAGAGAGCATATCTTATTAGGTCGTCAGGTGGGTATTCCACGTATCGTTGTTTTCTTAAACAAAGTTGATATGGTAGATGATGAAGAGCTTTTAGAGTTAGTTGATATGGAGGTAAGAGAATTATTATCTTTCTATGAATACGATGGTGATGAAGGACCTGTTGTTTCTGGATCTGCTTTAGGTGCTTTAAATGGCGAAGAAAAATGGGTTAATACTGTTTTAGAATTAATGGAAGCAGTTGATAACTGGATTGAAGAGCCTTTAAGAGAGGTTGATAAAGATTTCTTAATGCCAGTAGAAGATGTATTCTCAATTACTGGTCGTGGAACTGTAGCTACAGGTCGTATCGAAACAGGTATTGCTAATACAGGGGATGTTGTTGATATTATTGGTATGGGAGCTGAAAAAATGACTTCTACTATTACTGGTATTGAAATGTTCCGTCAAATCTTAGATAGAGGTGAAGCTGGAGATAATGCAGGTATCTTATTAAGAGGTATTGCAAAAGAAGATATTAAAAGAGGTATGGTAATCTGTAAGCCAGGTTCTGTAACTCCTCATGCTAAGTTTAAAGCAGAGGTTTATGTTCTTAAGAAAGAAGAAGGTGGACGTCACACTCCATTCCATAACAACTACCGTCCTCAGTTTTATGTAAGAACTACGGATGTTACAGGTACAATTAATTTACCTTCAGGTGTAGAAATGGTTATGCCAGGAGATAACTTAACAATTACAGTAGACTTAATTCAGCCAATCGCATTAAATGTTGGTTTACGTTTTGCAATCCGTGAAGGAGGTAGAACAGTAGGAGCTGGTCAGGTTACTGAGTTATTAGACTAA
- the secE gene encoding preprotein translocase subunit SecE, with protein MNFIQYIKDSFDELSNHMTWISKEDAQKTTVTVAVFTIVFALAVAGIDYVFQTGLDNFFKLF; from the coding sequence ATGAACTTTATACAATATATCAAAGATTCTTTTGACGAATTAAGTAACCATATGACTTGGATATCTAAAGAAGATGCCCAAAAAACTACTGTTACTGTAGCTGTTTTTACAATTGTATTCGCATTAGCAGTTGCTGGTATAGATTATGTTTTTCAAACTGGATTAGATAACTTTTTCAAATTATTTTAA
- the nusG gene encoding transcription termination/antitermination protein NusG, with protein MADSVMKWYVVRAIGGQENKVKNYIETEISRVGLSDYVNQVIVPTEKVVQIRNGKKVNRERVYFPGYIMVEANLSGEVPHVIKAITGVIGFLGETKGGEPVPMRKSEVNRMLGKVDELSVQDENIAIPYNQGETVKVVDGPFNGFDGTIEKVNEEKRKLEVMVKIFGRKTPLELSYMQVEKI; from the coding sequence ATGGCTGATTCAGTGATGAAATGGTATGTTGTTAGAGCCATTGGAGGACAAGAGAATAAAGTTAAAAATTATATTGAAACAGAGATCTCTAGAGTAGGTTTATCTGATTATGTAAATCAGGTTATTGTACCTACAGAAAAGGTGGTTCAAATAAGAAACGGAAAAAAAGTTAATAGAGAAAGAGTTTATTTTCCGGGGTATATTATGGTAGAGGCTAATCTATCAGGTGAGGTTCCTCACGTTATCAAAGCAATTACTGGTGTTATTGGGTTTTTAGGTGAAACAAAAGGTGGTGAGCCTGTGCCTATGAGAAAGTCTGAAGTAAACAGAATGTTAGGTAAGGTCGATGAACTTTCTGTGCAAGATGAAAATATTGCAATTCCTTATAACCAAGGAGAAACTGTAAAAGTTGTAGATGGTCCTTTTAATGGATTTGACGGAACTATAGAAAAAGTAAATGAAGAAAAGCGTAAACTTGAAGTAATGGTGAAAATATTCGGAAGAAAAACTCCATTAGAATTAAGTTATATGCAAGTAGAAAAGATATAA
- the rplK gene encoding 50S ribosomal protein L11, producing MAKEVSKVVKLQVRGGAANPSPPVGPALGAAGVNIMEFCKQFNARTQDKQGKVLPVVITVFKDKSFDFVVKTPPAAVQLLEAAKIKKGSGEPNRKKVASVTWDQIKVIAEDKMVDLNAFEVSSAMRMIAGTARSMGLTVKGDAPA from the coding sequence ATGGCAAAAGAAGTTAGTAAAGTAGTTAAGTTACAAGTAAGGGGAGGCGCAGCGAATCCATCGCCGCCGGTTGGACCCGCTTTAGGAGCTGCTGGTGTTAACATTATGGAGTTCTGTAAACAGTTTAATGCAAGAACGCAAGACAAACAAGGTAAAGTTTTACCTGTTGTTATTACTGTTTTCAAAGACAAATCGTTTGATTTTGTTGTAAAAACTCCTCCTGCAGCAGTTCAGTTACTAGAAGCGGCCAAAATTAAAAAAGGTTCAGGAGAACCAAACAGGAAGAAAGTAGCATCAGTTACTTGGGATCAAATTAAAGTTATTGCAGAAGACAAAATGGTAGATTTAAATGCCTTTGAAGTTTCTTCAGCAATGCGTATGATTGCAGGTACAGCTCGTTCTATGGGATTAACAGTAAAAGGTGATGCACCAGCATAA
- the rplA gene encoding 50S ribosomal protein L1: protein MAKLTKKQKEAYAKVDKTQSYDLAAASALVKDITNVKFDASVDLAIRLGVDPRKANQMVRGVVTLPHGTGKDVKVLALVTPDKEADAKAAGADYVGLDEYLQKIKGGWTDVDVIITMPSVMGKLGPLGRILGPRGLMPNPKTGTVTMDVAKAVTDVKAGKIDFKVDKTGIVHAAIGKVSFDAKKIEENANELIQTIIKLKPTTAKGTYVKSVFMSSTMSPSIAVEVKTV, encoded by the coding sequence ATGGCAAAATTAACAAAAAAGCAAAAAGAAGCTTACGCTAAGGTTGATAAAACTCAATCTTATGATTTAGCAGCTGCTTCAGCGCTAGTCAAAGACATTACTAATGTAAAGTTTGATGCATCAGTAGATTTAGCAATTCGTTTAGGAGTAGATCCTCGTAAAGCTAATCAAATGGTTAGAGGTGTTGTAACATTACCTCATGGAACTGGTAAAGATGTAAAAGTTTTAGCATTAGTAACTCCAGATAAAGAAGCAGATGCAAAAGCAGCAGGTGCAGATTATGTTGGGTTAGATGAGTACCTTCAAAAAATTAAAGGAGGATGGACAGATGTAGACGTAATTATTACAATGCCTAGTGTTATGGGTAAATTAGGTCCTTTAGGTAGAATATTAGGTCCTAGAGGTTTAATGCCAAACCCAAAGACTGGTACTGTAACAATGGATGTTGCAAAAGCGGTTACAGATGTAAAAGCTGGTAAAATCGATTTTAAAGTTGATAAAACTGGTATTGTACACGCAGCAATTGGAAAAGTATCTTTTGATGCTAAGAAGATTGAAGAAAATGCAAACGAGTTAATACAAACTATTATTAAATTGAAACCTACAACTGCAAAAGGAACGTATGTAAAAAGCGTTTTTATGTCTAGTACTATGAGTCCTAGTATTGCTGTTGAAGTAAAAACTGTTTAA
- the rplJ gene encoding 50S ribosomal protein L10, with amino-acid sequence MTREEKSQVIQDLTAVLANTNTVYLADISGLDAQTTSNLRRACFKAGIQLSVVKNTLLAKAMEASDKEFEDLPSVLKGNTSMMISEAANAPAKLIKEFRKKVKDRPILKGAFAEESVYIGDDQLDSLVDIKSREELIGEIVGLLQSPAKNVISALQSGGQTLSGIIKTLSEKE; translated from the coding sequence ATGACTAGAGAAGAGAAATCACAAGTAATACAAGATTTAACAGCAGTATTAGCAAACACAAATACAGTATACTTAGCAGATATTTCAGGATTAGATGCACAAACTACTTCTAATTTAAGAAGAGCTTGTTTTAAAGCAGGTATCCAGTTATCAGTTGTTAAAAATACATTACTTGCAAAAGCAATGGAAGCTTCAGATAAAGAATTTGAAGACTTACCATCAGTATTAAAAGGTAATACATCAATGATGATTTCTGAAGCAGCAAATGCTCCAGCAAAATTAATCAAAGAATTCAGAAAGAAAGTAAAAGATAGACCTATTTTAAAAGGTGCTTTTGCAGAAGAATCTGTTTACATTGGTGATGATCAATTAGATTCTTTAGTAGATATTAAATCTAGAGAAGAACTTATTGGTGAAATCGTTGGATTATTACAGTCTCCAGCTAAGAATGTTATTTCAGCATTACAGTCTGGTGGACAAACACTTTCAGGTATTATTAAAACTTTATCTGAAAAAGAATAA
- the rplL gene encoding 50S ribosomal protein L7/L12: MAELKDFAEQLVNLTVKEVNELATILKDEYGIEPAAAAVAVAGPAAGGADDAAEEQTEFDVILTAAGSSKLAVVKLVKELTGLGLKDAKGIVDSAPAPIKEGVSKDEAEGLKKSLEEAGAEVELK, translated from the coding sequence ATGGCAGAATTAAAAGATTTCGCAGAGCAATTAGTTAACTTAACAGTAAAAGAAGTTAATGAATTAGCTACTATTTTAAAAGACGAGTATGGTATTGAGCCAGCAGCAGCAGCAGTAGCAGTAGCAGGTCCAGCAGCAGGTGGTGCAGATGATGCAGCAGAAGAGCAAACTGAATTTGATGTAATTTTAACTGCAGCAGGTAGTTCTAAATTAGCAGTTGTAAAATTAGTTAAAGAATTAACTGGTTTAGGATTAAAAGATGCTAAAGGTATCGTAGATAGTGCACCAGCACCAATTAAAGAAGGCGTATCTAAAGATGAGGCAGAAGGTCTTAAAAAATCTTTAGAAGAAGCTGGAGCTGAAGTAGAGCTTAAGTAA